The following coding sequences lie in one Megalodesulfovibrio gigas DSM 1382 = ATCC 19364 genomic window:
- a CDS encoding DUF342 domain-containing protein yields MPYLLMHHFDPDFDYTQLKPRLAGNGGVDHYNMGYVQNVLAGQVLAEFASIPPEQAAGQTRFVFDRPELPAGPGTRPDPANPMKLLAAVSGYVFYRDGLIRVHDQLNIRRDVNFHTGNVAFVGDLRVHGEVKSGFALKARNLLVDGTVGGSTLEAKERMVCRSGIKGEKKAVLRAGHALEAGFAENAQLVAGKLIQIKHSMLHCQCYCGGDIRIGGRLQGGSTYCMGSLLVGNQLGGGAGTITQVVLGRNPFMLLKQDAIFQALEKVQDELCYLAERRREGPASAQEFLPRQEQALARKAQLEQQLSAVQERLETPESLAQCELVVQGTVRPLVELSIGTAQLMVDAPMERVRFRLINGVISTSPL; encoded by the coding sequence TGCCATACCTCCTCATGCACCACTTCGACCCCGACTTCGACTACACCCAGCTCAAGCCTCGTCTGGCCGGCAACGGCGGCGTGGATCATTACAATATGGGGTACGTGCAAAACGTCCTCGCCGGACAGGTGCTGGCCGAATTCGCCAGCATCCCCCCCGAGCAGGCCGCCGGGCAAACCCGATTCGTGTTCGATCGCCCCGAGCTCCCGGCCGGCCCGGGCACCCGGCCAGACCCTGCCAACCCCATGAAGCTCCTGGCTGCGGTGAGCGGGTATGTCTTTTATCGGGACGGGCTGATCCGCGTGCACGACCAGCTCAACATCCGCCGGGATGTGAACTTCCACACTGGCAACGTGGCGTTTGTGGGAGATTTGCGCGTCCACGGCGAAGTGAAGTCCGGCTTTGCCCTCAAGGCCCGAAATCTGCTGGTGGACGGCACCGTGGGCGGCTCCACCCTGGAGGCCAAAGAGCGCATGGTATGCCGCAGCGGCATCAAGGGCGAAAAAAAGGCCGTGCTACGGGCAGGGCACGCCCTGGAAGCCGGATTTGCCGAAAATGCGCAACTGGTGGCTGGGAAACTGATACAAATCAAGCATTCCATGCTACATTGTCAGTGTTACTGCGGCGGGGACATCCGCATCGGTGGACGGTTGCAGGGGGGTTCCACCTATTGCATGGGCAGTCTGCTCGTGGGAAATCAGCTCGGCGGTGGTGCAGGCACCATCACCCAGGTGGTGCTGGGGCGCAACCCTTTCATGCTGCTCAAACAGGACGCCATTTTCCAGGCCCTGGAAAAAGTGCAGGATGAATTGTGCTATCTGGCGGAACGCCGTCGGGAAGGGCCGGCATCGGCCCAGGAATTTCTGCCGCGCCAGGAACAGGCCCTGGCCCGCAAGGCGCAGCTGGAACAGCAACTTTCCGCCGTGCAGGAACGCCTGGAGACGCCCGAAAGCCTGGCGCAATGCGAATTGGTGGTCCAAGGGACCGTGCGGCCGCTGGTGGAGCTCAGCATCGGCACGGCGCAACTGATGGTGGACGCTCCCATGGAACGCGTGCGGTTCCGGTTGATCAACGGTGTGATAAGCACCTCGCCGTTGTAA